A portion of the Marinobacter alexandrii genome contains these proteins:
- a CDS encoding ion channel has protein sequence MPNTFKKNASLRLFSLVSLVIVIYLILVWLLVFVEKDSDQSALNNYSNAFWYSLVTLTTVGYGDIFPATIWGRYISLIFILTSIGIFGILIGKLTTLMTTIKENKKLGYAGTSFTNHAVIIGWNDFGWHVVDQLVGVGRRVSVVTNKKDDVDLIREKYNSKNVFVLFSDYNNHELIKKSNIEEATIVFVNMMDDTDKLVYVLNLKKIFPETEFVVTLENGDLKNTFLSAGVSNTISTQEISSKLLASYMFEPDVATYSESILSYAKSDSDYDIKQLLITPNNPYSGKAYQDVFFDLKKRYNCVLIGITKRDKFGQKKLIKNPLGDLKITSGDYLIIILNGKAFKLLKKIFGVEEGTVKDRRK, from the coding sequence ATGCCTAACACCTTTAAAAAGAACGCTAGCCTACGTTTATTTAGCCTTGTCTCCTTAGTCATTGTCATCTACTTGATATTGGTATGGCTATTGGTTTTCGTAGAAAAAGATAGTGATCAATCTGCACTTAACAATTACTCCAATGCATTTTGGTATTCTTTGGTAACGCTAACAACAGTGGGTTATGGAGATATATTTCCAGCTACGATTTGGGGTCGATATATATCTCTCATTTTCATACTTACCAGTATTGGTATTTTCGGAATTTTAATTGGAAAACTTACTACGCTTATGACAACTATTAAGGAAAATAAGAAGCTTGGATACGCCGGCACAAGTTTCACGAATCATGCTGTAATCATTGGATGGAATGACTTTGGGTGGCATGTAGTTGATCAACTGGTAGGTGTAGGTAGAAGAGTTTCTGTTGTCACCAATAAGAAAGATGATGTTGATCTCATTCGAGAAAAATATAACTCTAAGAATGTCTTCGTACTGTTCAGCGATTATAATAATCATGAACTCATCAAAAAGTCCAATATTGAGGAGGCTACTATTGTGTTTGTCAATATGATGGACGACACAGACAAATTGGTGTATGTCTTGAACTTGAAGAAAATCTTTCCTGAAACTGAGTTCGTAGTGACACTTGAAAATGGAGATTTGAAAAACACATTCCTATCTGCTGGTGTCAGTAACACTATCTCGACTCAAGAGATATCATCTAAATTACTAGCATCGTACATGTTTGAGCCTGACGTAGCTACTTACAGTGAATCTATCCTTTCTTATGCTAAGTCAGATAGCGATTATGATATCAAACAGCTTTTGATTACCCCTAACAATCCTTACAGTGGCAAAGCCTATCAGGATGTTTTCTTTGACCTCAAGAAACGATACAATTGTGTACTTATTGGTATCACCAAACGTGACAAGTTTGGCCAAAAAAAGCTAATTAAGAATCCTTTGGGTGATTTAAAGATCACATCTGGAGATTACTTAATCATCATTTTAAATGGAAAAGCTTTTAAACTGTTGAAGAAAATATTTGGTGTGGAAGAAGGTACTGTAAAGGATAGAAGAAAATGA
- a CDS encoding GPP34 family phosphoprotein, with protein MKLSIAEGFYLIALDDEEGRILAAAEKTVVPGVISACILELYLLKKIKLDGGNVSVIDTIGTGNGILDNVLKKLQTGPSFIDQVKAMSSKFKDIQEDLNALLVQRGILRKEETKLLWIPLSDRMDNANYAFEQEIRNNLKAIVFKSAKPSPAFTILYSIIDDCNILSEVFKDRDELIDAEKIGKDIVANSGVDASLADALSQLKAFFA; from the coding sequence ATGAAACTAAGTATCGCTGAAGGATTTTATTTAATTGCTTTAGATGACGAAGAAGGTCGAATCTTGGCTGCTGCAGAAAAAACCGTAGTTCCTGGAGTGATTTCTGCATGTATTCTGGAGTTATACCTTTTGAAAAAGATTAAGCTTGATGGTGGAAATGTTTCAGTAATTGACACCATTGGTACAGGTAATGGTATTCTAGATAATGTATTGAAGAAGCTTCAGACAGGCCCATCTTTTATTGATCAAGTAAAGGCAATGTCTTCTAAGTTTAAAGACATTCAAGAAGATTTGAATGCGCTTTTAGTACAGAGAGGTATTCTAAGGAAGGAAGAAACAAAATTGCTTTGGATTCCTCTTTCAGATCGAATGGACAATGCAAATTATGCCTTCGAACAAGAAATTAGAAATAACTTGAAGGCAATTGTTTTCAAAAGCGCTAAGCCTTCGCCTGCATTTACTATTCTTTACTCAATCATTGATGATTGTAACATTCTTAGTGAAGTATTTAAGGATAGAGATGAGTTGATAGACGCGGAAAAAATTGGGAAAGATATTGTTGCAAATTCTGGAGTTGATGCTTCTCTAGCAGATGCGCTTAGTCAACTAAAAGCGTTTTTCGCATAA
- a CDS encoding sodium:proton antiporter: MSILELITLLILMAAAFTLINITVVKLPSTIGLMLIALIMSLAILILGYFVPSVTEGAEHIIAEFDFEEVLMNVMLNFLLFAGALSINLNKLMEERVPVVILATVGTLMSTFIVGFLIFYIFPLLGYEIDLIYCLLFGALISPTDPIAVLALTKKAGLSKKLEIKIAGESLFNDGVGVVVFLTILGIAKAQAGIHEPGGHGSGEITAASVAMLFSVEVFGGLLLGAVFGFCGFKLLNFIENDHVELEVLVTLTLVMVGGRVSEMIHVSAPLAMVVMGLFIGNQGRDEHLANATGEYVFKFWHLLDEALNAILFILVGLEMLVIAESFTLGNLAIGGIGIVIVLTARFLGVSIPITVMKRFRTFEPKTIQILTWGGLRGGISVALALSLTDLEWIDTSIKDTILFTTYCVVVFSILVQGLTIGALLKK; this comes from the coding sequence ATGAGTATATTAGAATTAATCACCTTGCTGATTTTAATGGCCGCTGCTTTTACGCTAATTAATATTACCGTAGTAAAGCTGCCTTCGACCATTGGGTTGATGTTGATTGCCTTGATCATGTCTCTCGCAATACTTATTTTGGGCTATTTTGTGCCGTCAGTTACCGAAGGAGCAGAGCATATAATCGCTGAATTCGATTTCGAAGAAGTACTGATGAATGTGATGCTCAACTTTCTTCTATTTGCAGGAGCACTTTCTATCAATTTGAATAAGTTGATGGAGGAACGTGTTCCGGTTGTAATACTTGCAACGGTTGGGACGTTAATGTCAACTTTTATAGTAGGCTTCTTAATCTTTTATATCTTCCCGCTCTTGGGCTATGAAATCGATTTGATCTATTGCTTGCTTTTTGGTGCTTTGATTTCACCAACGGACCCGATAGCCGTATTAGCATTGACAAAAAAGGCAGGACTTTCGAAGAAATTAGAAATTAAAATTGCTGGAGAATCACTTTTCAATGACGGAGTTGGTGTTGTTGTATTCCTAACTATCCTCGGAATAGCGAAAGCACAGGCCGGTATCCATGAGCCTGGTGGACATGGTTCAGGCGAAATAACGGCTGCTAGTGTTGCAATGCTATTCAGTGTTGAAGTATTCGGAGGATTGCTACTTGGTGCTGTGTTTGGGTTTTGTGGCTTCAAGCTGCTGAACTTTATTGAAAATGATCATGTGGAGCTTGAAGTGCTCGTTACTCTGACTCTTGTGATGGTTGGCGGTCGTGTTTCGGAGATGATTCATGTTTCGGCACCACTTGCAATGGTGGTAATGGGACTGTTTATTGGTAACCAAGGAAGAGATGAGCATCTGGCCAATGCTACGGGAGAATATGTTTTTAAATTTTGGCATTTGCTTGATGAAGCCTTAAATGCGATTCTTTTTATATTGGTTGGATTGGAGATGTTGGTAATAGCTGAATCCTTCACACTTGGCAACCTTGCAATAGGAGGTATAGGTATTGTTATTGTATTGACAGCAAGATTTTTAGGTGTAAGTATTCCTATTACAGTGATGAAGCGATTTAGAACTTTTGAACCAAAAACAATTCAAATTTTAACTTGGGGAGGGTTAAGAGGAGGTATCTCGGTGGCACTAGCTCTTTCATTAACTGATTTGGAGTGGATCGACACCTCGATAAAAGATACAATTCTATTCACAACTTATTGTGTTGTGGTGTTTTCGATTTTAGTTCAAGGACTCACAATTGGAGCTTTGTTGAAAAAATAG
- a CDS encoding D-alanyl-D-alanine carboxypeptidase: MKKIVPRESQTVLATKNTQKSTMKMTFLGTKNPSLLKLKNSFFVPFFLALIGCSTVKKIAVEQDVTRQLNQSEVFSNQFTGFSLFDIEKNEFVAGYNSTLKFTPASNTKLLTMYAVLKSFSDSIPSLIYQRNDSDLHVRPIGDPTFLYKPFKSQKTFDLLNSVDTIKIDWPKEELASFGTGWAWDDYIYSFQAQRNWWPIYGNTISVKKVNDSLTIAPPFFKDYVEVLEQTRPGELVARELRFNVFKAYLESDTSNFERIIPFESSKDLLSQLLLDTLQSEVLFTNNQEVFQDTLYSHATDSVLAYMLKPSDNFLAEQLLIMAAWQNGFSEIKPFIKQVNNTWLTNLTDMVWVDGSGLSRYNLIAPVDQVRLLKKCHDEFGWQRMTSILPTGGEGTLEESFLMEDEETPFIFAKTGTLSNNHNLSGYLITRSGKRMIFSFMNNHYTKPSEDIKRAMEKFLIDVRDAY, from the coding sequence ATGAAAAAAATTGTACCCCGCGAATCACAAACCGTTCTAGCAACGAAAAATACGCAAAAATCAACTATGAAAATGACATTTCTTGGCACCAAAAACCCCTCACTATTGAAACTAAAAAACAGCTTCTTTGTGCCATTTTTTCTTGCTCTAATTGGGTGTTCTACAGTTAAAAAAATTGCCGTGGAACAAGATGTAACCCGTCAGCTAAATCAGTCGGAGGTTTTCTCAAATCAATTTACTGGGTTTAGCCTTTTTGATATTGAGAAAAATGAATTCGTTGCTGGGTATAATTCGACCCTTAAGTTCACTCCCGCATCAAATACAAAACTACTCACGATGTATGCAGTTCTTAAATCATTTTCTGATTCCATTCCCTCACTTATCTATCAAAGAAACGATTCTGATTTACATGTCCGACCGATTGGTGACCCCACTTTTCTTTATAAGCCTTTTAAGAGTCAAAAAACATTCGATTTATTGAATTCAGTTGATACCATTAAAATAGATTGGCCAAAAGAAGAGCTTGCTTCATTTGGAACTGGGTGGGCCTGGGACGATTACATTTACTCATTTCAAGCTCAGCGAAACTGGTGGCCCATCTACGGCAATACAATAAGTGTAAAAAAGGTTAATGACTCGCTCACTATAGCTCCCCCTTTTTTTAAAGATTATGTAGAAGTCTTGGAGCAAACCCGCCCTGGGGAATTAGTAGCTAGAGAACTGAGATTCAATGTATTCAAGGCTTATCTAGAAAGTGACACCTCTAATTTTGAACGAATTATTCCATTCGAATCTTCAAAAGATTTATTGAGTCAATTATTGTTGGATACTCTACAATCAGAAGTGCTATTTACAAATAATCAGGAGGTATTTCAAGATACTTTGTATTCACATGCTACAGATTCCGTATTGGCATATATGCTCAAGCCGAGCGATAATTTTCTAGCTGAGCAGCTTTTGATCATGGCCGCCTGGCAAAACGGATTCTCAGAAATAAAACCATTTATCAAGCAGGTCAATAATACTTGGCTAACAAACCTTACTGATATGGTGTGGGTCGATGGCTCTGGTCTTTCCCGATATAATTTAATTGCACCTGTAGACCAAGTAAGACTGCTCAAGAAATGTCATGATGAGTTTGGATGGCAAAGAATGACGTCAATTTTGCCAACAGGTGGTGAGGGTACGCTTGAGGAAAGCTTTCTTATGGAGGACGAGGAAACACCATTCATTTTTGCAAAAACAGGAACACTAAGCAACAATCATAATTTAAGTGGATACTTGATTACTCGATCAGGTAAGCGTATGATTTTCAGCTTTATGAATAACCATTATACCAAGCCAAGCGAAGACATAAAAAGAGCTATGGAGAAATTCTTGATTGACGTTAGAGACGCCTATTAA
- a CDS encoding TolC family protein, with amino-acid sequence MKKLIFSLGILCLFQANSQDQLSLSDAIQTGLQRNYGILIEKGNVEVAQNNNNWGEAGRWPTITLNVNQNNSITDNVKVANPFSLQGQIQSNSVVPAVNLNWTIFDGFRANISKRRLDQLQAETQGNASIVIANTLQSVILGYYLAVLESERLEEFEKQLSLSRDKYDYMKIKSDLGSAVTTEILLEEGNYLTDSINYINQQLAFRNAVRDLNVLLAEDDISKIYLFTDSLNIPDETYTAETLRSRMFTENVDLKKQYITQSILGTATTLSRASQYPSLIVNAGFSENRGRNDLSRTSAGRSQQDSLSRNPNAVFIPNFNDPLSSVTDTYFANFTLSFTLFNGGKIKRAIKNAIVNERVGELRVDQLENSLDRDLLSALDRYNIRRQLYGINARREAAAKTNLDLSEEKFKNGSINSFDFRDVQNNYLSSSILKLQATYNLVNSKIELMRLTGGLIREYQ; translated from the coding sequence ATGAAGAAACTAATTTTTTCACTAGGAATATTATGCCTGTTTCAGGCGAATAGTCAGGACCAACTTTCTTTGTCTGATGCAATTCAGACAGGTCTACAAAGAAACTATGGCATTCTTATAGAAAAAGGCAATGTAGAGGTTGCTCAGAACAACAACAACTGGGGAGAAGCAGGAAGGTGGCCCACTATTACATTAAATGTAAATCAAAATAATAGTATTACTGATAATGTTAAAGTAGCTAACCCTTTTTCCCTTCAAGGACAAATTCAATCAAATAGTGTGGTGCCAGCGGTCAATCTAAACTGGACAATTTTTGATGGCTTTAGAGCCAACATTTCAAAAAGAAGACTTGATCAGTTGCAAGCTGAAACGCAAGGAAATGCTTCCATAGTTATCGCTAATACGCTTCAAAGTGTAATACTAGGGTATTACTTAGCAGTTCTTGAAAGTGAGCGACTGGAAGAATTTGAGAAACAACTTTCTCTATCAAGAGATAAGTATGATTACATGAAGATAAAATCTGATTTGGGAAGTGCTGTTACTACTGAAATACTTCTGGAAGAAGGAAACTATCTAACTGATTCAATTAATTACATCAATCAACAACTAGCTTTCAGAAATGCTGTTAGAGATTTAAATGTTCTTTTAGCAGAGGATGATATTTCAAAAATATATCTGTTTACCGATTCGTTGAACATTCCCGATGAAACATACACCGCTGAAACTCTCCGATCCAGAATGTTTACGGAAAATGTAGATTTAAAAAAGCAATATATAACCCAGTCAATTTTAGGGACTGCAACTACACTATCAAGAGCTTCTCAATACCCTAGTCTAATAGTAAATGCAGGTTTTTCTGAAAATAGAGGACGGAATGACTTGTCAAGGACAAGCGCAGGAAGATCTCAGCAAGACTCATTAAGTAGAAATCCTAATGCCGTTTTTATACCAAATTTCAATGATCCTTTGAGTTCGGTAACTGATACGTATTTCGCCAATTTCACATTGTCATTTACCCTCTTCAATGGCGGAAAAATTAAGAGAGCAATCAAAAATGCCATTGTCAATGAAAGAGTAGGAGAACTTAGAGTGGATCAGTTAGAGAATTCACTAGATAGAGACCTGCTGTCTGCTTTAGATAGATACAATATAAGACGACAACTCTATGGTATTAATGCGAGGAGAGAAGCTGCTGCTAAGACCAATCTTGACCTTTCTGAAGAGAAATTTAAAAACGGTAGTATCAATTCCTTTGATTTTAGAGACGTTCAAAATAACTACCTGTCTTCATCTATATTGAAACTACAGGCCACCTATAACCTCGTCAACTCTAAGATAGAATTGATGAGACTAACCGGAGGATTGATAAGGGAATATCAATAG
- a CDS encoding efflux RND transporter permease subunit, whose protein sequence is MTFIKNLVEYFVKFPILANIIIALTLIGGVVSIVNTKKSFFPTRSDRNINITVTYPGASPEEMEEGVTLKIEEAINSVAGIDEILSTSSENSANITLVTFDNFDIDDIYTEVKNAVDGINSFPAGAEKPIVFKQKQRSTAQWLGLTGDVDLKTLKRFAEEIEDDLLAEEAISQVNVSGFPALEVSIEVSEQDLLRYNLTFDQVANAVRQNNRDISAGSVKSSEEEILIRSKAKETEASDISNIVVRSNQDGSEVLLKEIAVIKEQFADVPSKAMLSGKQAVFIEVRKLETEDLEEISVVVNAYVEEFNARNDAVELHMTWDFMSMLSQRLDLLTNNGIVGLILVLVSLGLFLSLRLSFWVAWGIPSSFLGMFILGAFVGLTINMISLFGMILVIGILVDDGIVIAENIYAHFEKHGNPIKAAVNGTIEVLPAVFTSVTTTIVAFTPLLLLTGGFEFLRDMAFVVCFSLGFSLLEAFFVLPAHLASKRVLKVKKENTRSYKIRKALNGVIDYSRDKIYGRGLRFTMQNRWVSLSMLAGFLIIIVGLLAGGQIKATFFPQIPFNSFNVNIAFKPGEREQKVEKYLSTFEDAIWKVNDDLKAEFGIEDDIINNTFSNVGSSQWESGSHTGSINIFYKELDDYGINQFDLINKITAEIGPVTEAEKFAIGGGNRFGKPVSIRLMGKNYAELGDAKQFLKDELAGIADLKEIEDNVPVGRREMLFDLRPEAYFLGLNHNDITKQMRQGFFGEEVQRFMKGNDELRVWVRYPESGRKSINQLEDIKIKTQNGEEFPLTQLADYNIERGVSGIKHYNTSRAITVEAEMIDPFGEVPPILKKIKEEIVPELNTKYPSVIVDYGGQSQQSARAGKEIGLYFGGAFLLIFFILMITFRSYYQAVLIIMMIPLGWFGAILGHGIEDWISPGKELPVSLLSVWGMVALSGVIINDAVVFLSKFNMLVKDEGMTVYQAAYNAGLSRFRPIMLTSLTTVLGLYPLIKETSFQAQFLIPMAISVAYGVLIGTFIILLFFPVFIVLFNDIRRAAKWLWTGEKPTREEVERVLIDEQRIEEYKESA, encoded by the coding sequence TGAGATCCTATCAACATCATCTGAAAACTCTGCAAATATTACATTAGTTACTTTTGATAATTTCGATATCGATGATATCTACACTGAAGTTAAAAACGCAGTTGATGGTATAAATTCTTTCCCTGCTGGTGCAGAAAAGCCCATTGTATTTAAACAAAAACAACGCTCTACAGCCCAATGGCTAGGTTTGACTGGGGATGTAGACCTAAAGACGTTGAAGCGGTTTGCCGAAGAAATAGAAGATGACCTGTTAGCTGAGGAAGCAATTTCTCAAGTAAATGTGAGTGGCTTCCCGGCACTGGAAGTTTCTATTGAAGTAAGTGAGCAAGATCTCTTAAGATACAATCTCACATTTGACCAAGTAGCTAATGCCGTACGTCAAAACAATAGAGATATTTCTGCAGGTTCAGTAAAATCCTCAGAAGAAGAGATATTAATCCGATCAAAGGCGAAAGAAACGGAAGCTTCAGATATATCCAATATCGTTGTACGAAGTAATCAAGATGGGAGTGAAGTTCTCCTTAAAGAGATTGCAGTTATAAAAGAGCAGTTTGCAGATGTGCCCTCAAAGGCAATGTTAAGTGGAAAACAAGCTGTATTCATTGAGGTCAGGAAATTAGAAACAGAAGATCTTGAAGAAATATCAGTTGTAGTCAATGCCTATGTGGAAGAGTTTAATGCTCGCAATGATGCCGTAGAGCTTCACATGACATGGGACTTTATGAGCATGCTATCTCAGCGCCTTGATTTGCTTACCAATAATGGAATTGTGGGTTTAATCCTTGTTCTGGTTTCTTTGGGATTATTTCTAAGCTTAAGACTCTCTTTTTGGGTTGCGTGGGGGATTCCTTCTTCATTTTTAGGAATGTTTATTTTGGGAGCATTTGTGGGATTAACCATCAACATGATCTCACTTTTTGGGATGATTCTGGTCATCGGTATTTTAGTTGATGATGGGATTGTTATCGCTGAAAATATTTACGCACATTTCGAGAAGCATGGTAACCCAATAAAAGCAGCAGTAAATGGGACCATAGAAGTATTGCCGGCTGTATTTACATCCGTAACCACTACAATCGTTGCTTTTACACCTCTATTGCTATTGACAGGTGGTTTCGAATTCCTAAGAGATATGGCATTTGTGGTTTGCTTTAGTTTAGGTTTCTCGCTGCTTGAGGCATTTTTTGTATTGCCAGCACATCTGGCTAGTAAGAGAGTCTTGAAGGTTAAAAAGGAAAATACCAGAAGCTATAAAATTAGAAAAGCATTAAATGGTGTCATAGATTATTCTCGGGATAAAATTTATGGCAGAGGTTTGAGATTCACCATGCAAAATAGATGGGTTTCTCTATCAATGCTGGCAGGCTTTCTAATCATCATCGTGGGGTTATTAGCTGGAGGGCAGATTAAGGCTACATTTTTTCCGCAAATCCCTTTCAATAGCTTTAATGTAAACATTGCTTTTAAGCCTGGTGAGAGAGAGCAGAAAGTAGAAAAGTACCTAAGCACATTTGAAGATGCCATTTGGAAAGTGAATGATGATCTGAAGGCTGAATTTGGCATTGAGGATGATATCATAAACAATACATTTTCGAATGTTGGTTCCTCTCAATGGGAATCTGGGTCACATACAGGCTCAATCAACATCTTCTACAAAGAGTTAGATGATTATGGTATTAATCAATTTGATTTAATCAATAAAATCACAGCAGAGATTGGCCCAGTTACGGAAGCAGAGAAATTTGCTATTGGTGGAGGTAACCGTTTTGGGAAGCCTGTTTCCATACGATTAATGGGTAAAAATTATGCTGAACTTGGAGATGCAAAACAGTTTTTGAAAGATGAGCTTGCTGGCATTGCCGATTTGAAAGAAATTGAAGACAATGTACCAGTCGGAAGAAGAGAGATGTTGTTTGATTTAAGACCTGAAGCGTATTTTCTTGGCCTGAATCACAATGATATTACTAAGCAAATGAGACAAGGTTTCTTCGGAGAGGAAGTTCAACGGTTCATGAAAGGAAACGATGAACTTAGAGTTTGGGTGAGGTACCCTGAATCTGGCAGAAAAAGTATTAATCAGCTGGAAGATATCAAGATCAAAACCCAGAATGGGGAAGAATTTCCTCTTACGCAGTTAGCAGATTACAATATTGAAAGAGGAGTGTCCGGCATTAAGCATTACAATACATCCAGAGCTATTACTGTAGAGGCGGAGATGATTGACCCATTTGGCGAGGTACCACCGATCTTAAAGAAGATTAAAGAAGAAATTGTCCCTGAACTAAATACTAAGTACCCTTCGGTAATAGTAGATTATGGAGGTCAGTCACAGCAAAGCGCTCGAGCTGGGAAAGAGATAGGGCTGTACTTTGGAGGGGCTTTTTTACTCATATTTTTCATTCTGATGATTACGTTCCGTTCGTACTATCAGGCGGTATTGATCATCATGATGATTCCGCTAGGGTGGTTTGGAGCTATACTTGGACATGGAATTGAAGATTGGATATCCCCAGGAAAGGAATTGCCCGTTTCTTTATTAAGCGTATGGGGAATGGTGGCATTATCCGGAGTGATTATCAACGATGCTGTTGTGTTCCTTTCCAAATTCAATATGTTGGTAAAGGATGAGGGAATGACCGTATATCAAGCTGCGTATAATGCAGGATTATCACGATTCAGACCAATCATGTTGACGTCTTTAACAACTGTTTTAGGTTTGTACCCATTGATTAAGGAGACCAGTTTTCAAGCACAATTCTTGATTCCAATGGCTATTTCTGTAGCTTATGGGGTGCTGATAGGTACATTTATCATCTTACTATTTTTCCCTGTATTCATCGTTTTATTCAATGATATTAGAAGAGCTGCCAAATGGTTGTGGACAGGAGAAAAACCTACACGAGAAGAAGTAGAACGAGTACTCATTGATGAACAACGAATCGAAGAGTACAAAGAATCAGCTTAA